The Geobacillus stearothermophilus ATCC 12980 genome contains a region encoding:
- the xerC gene encoding tyrosine recombinase XerC — MKNATFALQLFMEYLQIEKNYSQYTIACYRRDIEQFFQFMNEEGINELDQVAYSDVRLYLTKLYGQHLASRSVARKISSLRSFYKFLMREGRAAENPFALATLPKKEQKIPNFLYPKELEALFLVNDENTALGQRNTALLELLYATGARVSECCHIQLSDVDFVAETVLIHGKGNKQRYVPFGRPAREALERYIHGGRRELTRKLRADHRYLFVNARGNPLTPRGVRHILDRIVEAAALTQNISPHVLRHTFATHLLNEGADLRSVQELLGHAHLSSTQVYTHVTKDRLRHIYLQAHPRA; from the coding sequence ATGAAAAATGCGACATTTGCGTTACAATTGTTCATGGAATATTTACAAATCGAGAAAAATTATTCACAATATACTATTGCGTGCTACCGGCGCGATATTGAGCAGTTTTTCCAGTTCATGAACGAAGAAGGGATCAATGAGCTTGACCAAGTCGCCTACAGCGACGTCCGCTTATATTTGACGAAACTGTATGGCCAGCATTTGGCCAGCCGTTCGGTCGCCCGTAAAATTTCCAGTTTGCGCAGCTTTTACAAATTTTTGATGCGCGAAGGGCGGGCGGCCGAAAATCCGTTTGCGCTTGCGACACTGCCGAAGAAAGAGCAAAAAATTCCTAATTTTTTATACCCGAAAGAATTAGAAGCGTTGTTTCTTGTCAATGATGAAAATACGGCCCTCGGCCAGCGCAATACGGCGCTGCTTGAGTTGTTGTACGCGACTGGTGCTCGGGTTAGTGAATGTTGTCACATACAGCTGTCTGATGTCGATTTTGTGGCGGAAACTGTGCTCATTCACGGCAAAGGAAACAAGCAGCGCTACGTTCCGTTTGGCCGTCCGGCCCGCGAAGCGCTTGAACGGTATATTCATGGGGGCCGACGCGAGCTGACCAGAAAGCTGCGGGCGGACCACCGCTATTTATTTGTCAACGCCCGAGGCAATCCGCTCACGCCTCGGGGAGTGCGCCATATTTTGGATCGGATTGTCGAAGCTGCTGCGCTGACGCAAAACATCAGCCCGCATGTGCTTCGGCATACGTTTGCGACTCATTTGCTCAACGAAGGGGCCGATCTCCGTTCGGTGCAGGAACTGCTCGGCCATGCGCATTTGTCATCGACGCAAGTGTATACACATGTAACGAAAGACCGGTTGCGACATATTTATTTGCAGGCGCATCCGCGGGCATAG
- a CDS encoding magnesium transporter MgtE N-terminal domain-containing protein yields MAAKDEEIARLSTQQQLPTQQEKGGGQASAVDVISMYDAMSDKQAAAILAKLPEDEALEVLSRLDSDKAAAILEQMPAEQAANLLSSLHKWAGREEGAE; encoded by the coding sequence TTGGCGGCAAAAGACGAGGAAATTGCCCGGCTGTCGACGCAGCAACAGCTGCCGACCCAGCAGGAAAAAGGCGGCGGACAAGCGTCTGCGGTGGATGTCATCAGCATGTACGACGCCATGTCAGACAAGCAGGCCGCGGCTATTTTAGCCAAGCTGCCGGAGGATGAAGCGCTTGAGGTGCTGAGCCGGCTCGATAGCGACAAAGCCGCGGCTATTTTAGAACAAATGCCGGCCGAGCAGGCGGCGAACTTGCTTTCGTCATTGCATAAATGGGCAGGGAGAGAGGAGGGGGCTGAATGA
- the fliH gene encoding flagellar assembly protein FliH: MILLSSVIKAPALAGRAGKKTIAVQRCIFDVPPSNEDRQKEIEAISAAKEEAAALRRQAEQYCETVREQLAREREQWEHEKDRLRQEARAQGYEDGYAAGREAALREHREWIDQARRLAERMNHEFYAKVEAADEMMLEVALKAAERIIGATLERDRSAFLPLVRQVLQEVRRQTEVSVYVHPGCYETVAEQQELLKSLFPHRVDLFIYPDEALPEYGCLVETPFGRIDASVDMQLERLREALYRRLKEGMSSELAGAS; this comes from the coding sequence ATGATATTATTGTCTAGCGTCATTAAAGCGCCGGCATTGGCCGGGCGCGCCGGCAAAAAGACGATCGCTGTGCAGCGCTGCATTTTCGATGTTCCGCCTTCGAACGAGGATCGGCAAAAGGAAATCGAGGCGATTTCCGCCGCCAAAGAAGAGGCGGCCGCGCTTCGCCGCCAAGCCGAGCAATATTGCGAGACGGTGCGCGAACAGCTGGCCCGTGAACGGGAGCAATGGGAGCACGAGAAAGACCGGCTTAGGCAGGAAGCGCGCGCCCAAGGGTACGAAGACGGCTACGCCGCCGGGCGCGAGGCGGCGCTTCGCGAACACCGCGAATGGATCGACCAAGCCCGCCGCTTGGCGGAGCGGATGAATCACGAATTTTATGCGAAGGTCGAGGCGGCGGATGAGATGATGCTCGAAGTGGCGCTGAAAGCGGCGGAACGCATCATCGGCGCCACGCTCGAGCGAGACCGGAGCGCGTTTTTGCCGCTTGTGCGCCAAGTGCTGCAGGAAGTGCGGCGACAAACGGAAGTGTCCGTTTACGTGCATCCGGGTTGTTATGAGACGGTAGCCGAACAGCAAGAATTGTTGAAATCGCTATTTCCGCACCGTGTCGATTTGTTCATCTATCCGGATGAGGCGTTGCCGGAATACGGTTGTCTCGTGGAAACGCCGTTCGGCCGCATCGATGCCAGCGTAGACATGCAACTTGAACGGCTGCGCGAAGCGCTCTACAGACGGCTGAAGGAGGGAATGTCCTCTGAACTGGCAGGCGCTTCTTGA
- the hslV gene encoding ATP-dependent protease subunit HslV, with translation MERFHATTIFAIRHNSAAAMAGDGQVTFGNAVVMKHTAKKVRRLFQGKVLAGFAGSVADAFTLFEMFEGKLEQVNGNLPRAAVELAKEWRSDKVLRRLEAMLIVMDKEHLLLISGTGEVIEPDDGMLAIGSGGQYALAAGRALKKYAGGSMTAKEIAKAALEIAADICVYTNSHIIVEEL, from the coding sequence ATGGAACGCTTTCATGCAACGACGATTTTTGCCATCCGCCATAACAGCGCAGCGGCGATGGCTGGCGACGGCCAAGTGACGTTCGGCAACGCCGTCGTGATGAAGCATACAGCGAAAAAAGTGCGGCGCCTGTTTCAAGGCAAAGTGCTAGCCGGCTTTGCCGGCTCAGTGGCGGACGCGTTTACGCTGTTTGAAATGTTTGAAGGCAAGCTGGAACAGGTCAACGGCAACTTGCCGCGCGCGGCCGTCGAGCTGGCGAAAGAGTGGCGGAGCGATAAAGTGTTGCGCCGCCTTGAGGCGATGTTGATTGTCATGGATAAGGAACATTTGCTGCTGATTTCCGGCACAGGGGAAGTGATTGAACCGGATGACGGCATGCTCGCCATCGGCTCGGGCGGTCAGTATGCGTTGGCTGCTGGGCGTGCGTTGAAGAAGTACGCCGGCGGCTCGATGACCGCCAAGGAGATTGCGAAGGCGGCGCTGGAGATCGCCGCTGACATTTGCGTTTATACGAACAGCCATATTATTGTCGAAGAGCTGTAA
- the fliJ gene encoding flagellar export protein FliJ has translation MMSTFRLQKLWTMKEKEKQAALAEYEEAVHKFEQAAEALYKLLKEKERCEAERDRRLQDGLAVGAIRHTLQYLASLQQTIDHYQLIVMRAREQMQCRHQRLIELNIEVKKYEKMQERVRRWTEQREKEAESRLLDEIAVQRFVRQGEL, from the coding sequence ATGATGTCGACATTTCGGCTGCAAAAACTATGGACGATGAAGGAAAAAGAAAAGCAAGCAGCGCTGGCTGAATACGAAGAAGCGGTGCACAAGTTTGAGCAGGCGGCCGAGGCGCTGTACAAGTTGCTCAAGGAAAAAGAACGATGCGAGGCGGAAAGGGACAGGCGGCTGCAAGATGGCCTCGCTGTCGGGGCCATTCGCCATACGCTGCAGTATCTCGCCAGTTTGCAACAAACCATTGATCACTATCAGCTCATCGTCATGCGGGCGCGCGAGCAAATGCAGTGCCGGCACCAGCGCCTCATTGAGCTCAATATTGAAGTGAAAAAGTATGAGAAAATGCAGGAGCGCGTGCGGCGGTGGACAGAGCAGCGCGAAAAAGAGGCCGAAAGCCGTTTGCTCGATGAAATAGCCGTTCAGCGCTTTGTGCGGCAAGGAGAGTTATAG
- the fliF gene encoding flagellar basal-body MS-ring/collar protein FliF — protein MSNKWKEWWGRARLFWQERTKKQKWLAAGGAATVLLILGLGIFFAFRTEMVPLYSDLTPQEAGQIKATLDQRGVPAEVTDGGTTIKVPKEQVDALKVELAAEGIPNSGVIDYSFFGQNASFGMTDNEFNMVKLKAMQTELANLIKTIDGVEDAKVMINLPQPSVFVSDEKGEASASIVLKTKPGYEFSDEQIRALYHLVAKSVPHLSTDNIVIMNQFFEYFDLKNENKNSTAAAFTEQQQIKRQIERDIQRQVQRMLGTMMGQDKVVVSVTADIDFTQEKREEQLVAPVDEKNNEGIAVSVQRIKETYSGSGAPPGGTAGTGTNEVPGYQGANGGTNGNYERTEETINNEVNKIKKQIVESPYKIRDLGIQVMVEPPNPDDPNSLPTETVNDIQKLLGTIVRTSIDKEEAQALTDQDVNSRVVVSVQKLNGKPAFTEPAPVQPAWRWYAAGGGALLLIALLLFFWLRRRREDEEEEEEEELAFAPPLPVEPDLPEPPETEAVLRRRQLERLAKEKPDEFAKLLKTWLSEE, from the coding sequence ATGAGCAACAAGTGGAAAGAGTGGTGGGGCCGGGCCCGTTTGTTTTGGCAAGAGCGGACGAAAAAACAGAAATGGCTTGCCGCCGGAGGCGCGGCTACGGTCCTTTTGATCCTTGGCCTCGGTATTTTTTTCGCCTTCAGGACGGAAATGGTGCCTCTATACAGCGATTTGACGCCGCAAGAAGCCGGACAAATCAAGGCGACGCTGGATCAGCGCGGTGTTCCCGCCGAAGTGACGGATGGCGGCACGACAATTAAAGTGCCGAAAGAGCAAGTGGATGCGCTGAAAGTCGAGCTGGCCGCCGAGGGCATTCCGAACAGCGGGGTTATTGATTATTCGTTTTTCGGCCAAAACGCGAGCTTCGGCATGACCGACAACGAGTTTAATATGGTGAAACTGAAGGCGATGCAAACGGAGCTCGCCAACTTAATCAAAACGATCGACGGCGTCGAGGACGCGAAAGTGATGATTAATCTTCCGCAGCCGAGCGTATTCGTTTCCGATGAAAAGGGGGAAGCCTCGGCTTCGATCGTGCTGAAGACGAAGCCGGGCTATGAATTCAGCGACGAGCAAATTCGGGCTTTGTATCATCTCGTCGCCAAAAGTGTTCCCCACCTCTCTACAGATAATATCGTCATTATGAACCAGTTTTTTGAGTATTTCGATTTGAAAAATGAAAACAAAAATTCGACAGCGGCGGCATTCACTGAGCAGCAACAGATCAAACGACAAATCGAACGCGACATTCAACGGCAAGTCCAGCGAATGCTCGGCACGATGATGGGGCAGGACAAAGTCGTTGTCTCGGTGACGGCCGACATCGACTTTACACAGGAAAAGCGAGAGGAGCAGTTGGTCGCTCCGGTGGACGAAAAGAACAATGAAGGCATTGCCGTCAGCGTCCAGCGCATTAAAGAGACGTACTCGGGAAGCGGTGCGCCGCCGGGCGGCACGGCCGGAACGGGGACGAATGAAGTGCCGGGCTACCAAGGAGCAAACGGCGGAACGAACGGAAACTATGAGCGGACCGAAGAAACGATCAACAATGAGGTCAACAAAATTAAAAAACAAATCGTAGAAAGCCCGTATAAAATTCGCGATCTAGGCATTCAAGTGATGGTCGAGCCGCCAAATCCGGATGATCCGAATTCATTGCCGACGGAAACGGTCAATGACATTCAAAAACTATTAGGGACGATTGTCCGGACGTCGATTGACAAAGAAGAAGCGCAGGCGCTGACCGACCAGGATGTCAATAGCCGCGTCGTCGTCTCGGTGCAAAAGCTCAACGGCAAACCGGCATTCACCGAACCGGCGCCGGTTCAGCCGGCGTGGCGGTGGTACGCGGCCGGCGGAGGCGCGCTATTGCTCATTGCCCTACTGCTCTTCTTCTGGCTGCGCCGCCGCCGTGAAGATGAAGAAGAAGAAGAGGAGGAGGAGCTCGCATTCGCCCCGCCGCTTCCGGTCGAGCCGGATTTGCCGGAGCCGCCGGAGACGGAGGCGGTGCTGCGCCGTCGGCAGCTGGAGCGGTTGGCGAAAGAAAAACCGGATGAGTTTGCCAAACTATTGAAAACATGGCTATCGGAAGAGTAG
- the flgC gene encoding flagellar basal body rod protein FlgC — protein sequence MSVFQSLNISASALTAQRLRMDVISSNIANADTTRARFVNGEWEPYRRKMVIIEPQSGAFSGYLQAALGRAEAVGNGVRVHEIADDPAPFKLVYDPDHPDAGADGYVRLPNVEPLKEMVDLIGATRSYEANVTALNASKGMLMKALEIGK from the coding sequence GTGTCCGTGTTTCAAAGCTTAAACATTTCGGCGTCGGCGCTCACCGCTCAGCGGCTGCGCATGGACGTGATTTCTTCCAACATCGCCAACGCTGATACGACGCGGGCCCGCTTCGTCAATGGCGAATGGGAGCCGTACCGACGCAAAATGGTCATCATCGAACCGCAGAGCGGGGCGTTTTCGGGCTATTTGCAGGCCGCCCTCGGACGTGCTGAAGCTGTCGGCAACGGCGTTCGGGTGCACGAAATTGCTGACGATCCGGCTCCGTTTAAACTCGTCTACGACCCGGACCATCCGGATGCGGGCGCAGATGGCTACGTTCGCCTGCCAAACGTCGAACCGCTCAAAGAAATGGTCGATTTGATCGGTGCGACGCGCTCGTATGAGGCGAATGTCACCGCGCTGAACGCTTCAAAAGGGATGCTCATGAAGGCGCTTGAAATCGGGAAATAA
- the codY gene encoding GTP-sensing pleiotropic transcriptional regulator CodY codes for MNLLEKTRKINAMLQKAAGRPVNFKEMAETLCDVIEANVFVVSRRGKLLGFAIKQSIENERMKRMLEERQFPEEYTKKLFNITETSPNIDINSEYTAFPVENRDLFKTGLTTIVPINGGGERLGTLILSRLDREFDNDDLILAEYGATVVGMEILREKAEEIEEEARSKAVVQMAISSLSYSELEAIEHIFEELDGTEGLLVASKIADRVGITRSVIVNALRKLESAGVIESRSLGMKGTYIKVLNDKFLSELEKLKSS; via the coding sequence ATGAACTTGCTAGAGAAAACACGAAAAATCAACGCCATGCTGCAGAAGGCAGCTGGGCGGCCGGTCAATTTCAAAGAGATGGCGGAAACGCTTTGCGATGTCATTGAAGCGAACGTGTTCGTCGTCAGCCGCCGCGGCAAACTGCTTGGCTTCGCCATTAAACAGTCGATTGAAAACGAACGGATGAAACGGATGCTTGAGGAGCGCCAGTTTCCGGAAGAATACACGAAAAAATTGTTCAACATTACGGAAACGTCCCCTAATATCGATATTAATAGCGAATATACGGCGTTTCCAGTGGAAAATCGTGACTTGTTCAAAACCGGTTTGACGACGATCGTTCCGATCAACGGCGGAGGCGAACGGCTCGGCACGCTTATTTTGTCGCGCCTTGATCGTGAGTTTGATAACGATGACCTGATTTTGGCCGAGTATGGCGCAACGGTCGTCGGCATGGAAATTTTGCGTGAAAAAGCGGAAGAAATCGAAGAGGAAGCGCGCAGCAAGGCGGTCGTGCAAATGGCGATCAGCTCGCTTTCTTACAGCGAACTTGAGGCGATTGAACATATTTTTGAAGAGCTTGACGGAACGGAAGGGCTGCTTGTCGCCAGCAAAATCGCCGACCGCGTCGGCATCACCCGTTCGGTGATCGTCAACGCCCTGCGCAAGCTTGAAAGCGCCGGCGTCATCGAATCGCGTTCGCTCGGCATGAAAGGAACGTACATTAAAGTATTGAATGACAAGTTTTTAAGCGAACTGGAAAAATTGAAATCAAGCTGA
- the fliI gene encoding flagellar protein export ATPase FliI encodes MYKRFGKVSRVVGLMTESKGPGSSIGDLCYIHETSGRKIPAEVVGFHEHHVLLMPFSAMTHIAPGCLVEATGKPLEVYVGDALIGMVLDPLGQPLDGAPLPPGLKPVSVDRDPPNPLTRPPIAEPIEVGVRVIDSLLAVGKGQRVGIFAGSGVGKSTLMGMIARRTSADVNVIALIGERGREVREFLERDLGPEGLARSVVVVATSDQPALMRVKGAYTATAIAEYFRDQGADVMLMMDSVTRVAMAQREIGLAVGEPPTTKGYTPSVFALLPKLLERAGTSDSGTITAFYTVLVDGDDMNEPIADAVRGILDGHFVLERQLANKGQYPAINVLKSVSRVMPHIISAEHREAANRFRRLLSTYIDSEDLIQIGAYKRGASREIDEAIERYPQMMAFCRQEIEEKATRAESIDALFRLISPP; translated from the coding sequence TTGTACAAACGATTCGGCAAAGTATCGCGCGTCGTTGGGCTCATGACCGAATCGAAAGGTCCGGGCAGCTCGATCGGCGACCTTTGCTACATTCATGAAACGAGTGGCCGGAAAATTCCGGCGGAAGTCGTCGGCTTTCACGAGCACCACGTCTTGCTCATGCCGTTTTCCGCCATGACGCATATCGCCCCCGGCTGTTTGGTGGAAGCGACCGGCAAGCCGCTCGAAGTGTATGTGGGCGATGCGCTCATCGGCATGGTTCTTGATCCGCTCGGCCAACCGTTGGACGGTGCCCCACTGCCGCCCGGGCTGAAGCCTGTGTCGGTCGACCGCGATCCGCCCAATCCGCTCACCCGGCCGCCGATCGCCGAGCCGATTGAAGTCGGCGTGCGCGTCATCGACAGTCTGCTGGCGGTCGGGAAAGGGCAACGGGTCGGCATTTTTGCTGGTTCCGGCGTCGGCAAGAGCACGCTCATGGGAATGATCGCCCGCCGCACATCGGCTGACGTGAACGTTATCGCCTTAATCGGCGAGCGGGGGCGCGAAGTGCGCGAATTTTTAGAGCGCGATCTTGGGCCGGAAGGATTGGCCCGTTCCGTCGTCGTTGTCGCCACCTCGGACCAACCGGCGCTCATGCGTGTCAAAGGGGCGTACACCGCGACAGCGATCGCCGAATATTTCCGCGACCAAGGGGCGGATGTCATGCTGATGATGGATTCGGTCACCCGCGTCGCGATGGCGCAGCGGGAGATCGGGTTGGCTGTCGGCGAGCCGCCGACTACAAAGGGCTATACCCCGTCGGTATTCGCCTTGCTCCCGAAGCTGCTCGAGCGGGCCGGGACGAGCGACTCAGGCACCATTACCGCGTTTTATACGGTGCTCGTTGACGGCGACGATATGAACGAGCCGATTGCCGATGCGGTGCGCGGCATTTTGGACGGCCATTTTGTGTTGGAACGCCAGCTCGCGAATAAAGGCCAGTACCCGGCCATTAACGTGCTGAAAAGCGTCAGCCGCGTCATGCCTCATATTATCAGCGCTGAGCACCGCGAAGCAGCGAACCGTTTCCGCCGTCTCCTTTCCACTTATATCGATTCGGAGGATTTGATTCAAATAGGGGCGTACAAGCGGGGGGCATCGCGAGAAATTGATGAGGCGATTGAACGTTATCCGCAAATGATGGCGTTTTGCCGCCAAGAAATAGAGGAAAAGGCGACGCGCGCCGAAAGCATTGATGCCCTTTTCCGTCTCATTTCGCCGCCATGA
- the fliE gene encoding flagellar hook-basal body complex protein FliE gives MVDGVSRIGLAPAAAASSPVKPAAVQKQFASFFKEALNNVNNAQIEADALTEKLVRGENVQLHDVMIASQKASIALQLTIEIRNKAVEAYQEMMRMPL, from the coding sequence ATGGTTGATGGAGTGAGCCGCATCGGGCTGGCGCCGGCGGCCGCCGCTTCAAGCCCGGTGAAGCCGGCAGCGGTGCAAAAGCAGTTCGCCTCCTTTTTCAAAGAAGCGCTCAACAATGTCAATAACGCACAAATCGAGGCAGATGCGCTGACAGAAAAGCTTGTCCGTGGGGAAAACGTCCAATTGCATGATGTGATGATCGCGTCGCAAAAGGCAAGCATCGCGCTGCAACTGACGATCGAAATCCGTAACAAAGCGGTTGAGGCGTACCAGGAAATGATGCGCATGCCGTTGTAG
- the flgB gene encoding flagellar basal body rod protein FlgB — protein sequence MALFSATIGWLEQGLRYAALRQQAIADNIANADTPGYKAKDVRFQAELDRALALEAKRTDPRHFPFRNEQNGKIVVTTNASISYNHNGNSVDIDQEMSKLAGNQIYYNALIERLNGKFNTLKTVIKGGK from the coding sequence TTGGCGCTCTTTTCAGCGACGATCGGTTGGCTTGAACAAGGGCTTCGCTACGCTGCGCTTCGCCAACAGGCGATCGCCGACAACATCGCCAACGCCGATACGCCGGGCTATAAGGCGAAAGATGTGCGCTTTCAGGCGGAGCTTGACCGGGCGCTTGCCCTTGAGGCCAAACGGACGGATCCGCGCCATTTTCCGTTTCGAAACGAACAGAATGGAAAAATTGTCGTGACGACCAATGCCAGCATCAGTTACAATCATAATGGAAACAGTGTCGATATCGACCAAGAAATGTCGAAATTGGCAGGAAACCAAATTTATTATAACGCTCTGATTGAGCGGTTAAACGGCAAATTCAATACGCTAAAGACGGTGATCAAAGGAGGAAAATAG
- the fliG gene encoding flagellar motor switch protein FliG, whose amino-acid sequence MAKRDRKGGLTGRQKAAILLISLGPDVSASIYKHLSEEDIEKLTLEISNVRQVAAEQKEEVLEEFRQLALAQDYIAQGGIAYAKEVLEKALGPDKAMNIINRLTSALMVRPFDFARKADPMQLLNFIQHEHPQTIALILSYLDPAQAGQILSALPQEMQADVARRIALMDSTSPEIISEVEQILERRLSATVMQDYTQTGGIEAVVEVLNQVDRSTERTILEALEIQDPELAEEIKKRMFVFEDIVTLDNRAIQRVIREVDNNDLMLALKVASDEVKEIVFRNMSTRMAETFKEEMEYMGPVRLRDVEEAQSRIVAIIRRLEEAGEIVIARGGGDDIIV is encoded by the coding sequence ATGGCAAAACGCGATCGGAAAGGCGGGCTGACGGGCAGGCAAAAGGCAGCCATTTTGCTCATTTCCCTCGGCCCGGACGTATCGGCCTCCATCTATAAACATTTATCCGAAGAAGACATTGAAAAGCTGACGCTCGAAATTTCCAACGTCCGCCAAGTGGCGGCCGAGCAAAAAGAGGAAGTGCTTGAGGAATTCCGGCAGCTCGCTTTGGCGCAGGATTACATCGCCCAAGGCGGCATCGCCTACGCGAAAGAAGTGTTGGAAAAAGCGCTCGGCCCGGACAAGGCGATGAACATTATCAACCGTCTGACATCAGCGCTTATGGTGCGGCCGTTTGATTTCGCCCGCAAAGCCGACCCGATGCAGCTGTTAAACTTTATTCAGCATGAGCATCCGCAAACGATCGCTCTCATTCTTTCGTATTTAGACCCGGCGCAGGCGGGGCAGATTTTATCAGCGCTGCCGCAAGAGATGCAGGCCGATGTGGCCAGGCGCATCGCGCTTATGGACAGCACGTCGCCGGAGATCATTAGCGAAGTCGAGCAAATTTTGGAGCGGCGGCTGTCGGCGACAGTGATGCAAGATTACACGCAAACCGGCGGCATTGAGGCGGTCGTCGAAGTGCTGAACCAAGTCGACCGAAGCACGGAGCGGACGATTTTAGAGGCTTTGGAAATTCAAGACCCCGAGCTTGCGGAAGAAATTAAAAAGCGGATGTTTGTGTTTGAAGACATCGTTACGCTCGACAATCGCGCCATTCAACGCGTCATCCGCGAAGTGGATAACAATGACCTTATGCTGGCGCTTAAGGTGGCGAGTGATGAAGTGAAAGAAATTGTCTTCCGCAACATGTCAACAAGAATGGCCGAGACGTTCAAAGAAGAAATGGAATATATGGGCCCGGTCCGGCTGCGTGATGTGGAAGAAGCGCAATCGCGCATTGTCGCCATTATCCGCCGTCTCGAGGAAGCCGGGGAAATCGTCATCGCCCGCGGGGGAGGAGATGATATTATTGTCTAG
- the hslU gene encoding HslU--HslV peptidase ATPase subunit: MAESLTPRQIVEKLDQFIVGQKEAKKAVAIALRNRYRRSLLDEKLRDEVMPKNILMIGPTGVGKTEIARRLAKLVGAPFIKVEATKFTEVGYVGRDVESMVRDLVETSVRIVKERKMNEVKDRAEQQANKRLVELLVPGKQKQTIKNPLELLFGGQGNPSDNSYGHEDEQIEQKRRQVAWQLANGQLENEMVTIEIEEQTPMLFDFLQGTGIEQMGVNMQDALSSLMPRRRKKRRLKVSEARKVLINEEAQKLIDMDEVTQEAVRLAEQSGIIFIDEIDKIARSGAVSGSADVSREGVQRDILPIVEGSTVMTKYGPVKTDHILFIAAGAFHMAKPSDLIPELQGRFPIRVELAKLSVDDFVSILVEPNNALIKQYQALLATEGISLEFSDDAIRKIAEVAFEVNQTTDNIGARRLHTILEKLLEDLLFEAPDIGLDKVVITPQYVEQKLGSIVKNKDLSEFIL, translated from the coding sequence ATGGCGGAATCGTTGACTCCACGGCAAATTGTTGAGAAGCTCGACCAGTTTATCGTCGGACAAAAAGAGGCGAAAAAGGCGGTGGCGATCGCGCTTCGCAACCGGTACCGCCGCAGTTTGCTCGATGAAAAACTGCGCGATGAAGTAATGCCGAAAAACATTTTAATGATCGGCCCGACCGGGGTCGGGAAGACGGAGATCGCCCGCCGTCTCGCGAAGCTCGTCGGCGCGCCGTTTATCAAGGTTGAGGCGACGAAATTTACGGAAGTCGGTTATGTCGGGCGCGACGTCGAATCGATGGTGCGCGATTTGGTGGAAACGTCAGTTCGGATCGTGAAAGAACGAAAAATGAATGAGGTGAAAGACCGAGCTGAACAACAGGCGAACAAGCGGCTCGTTGAACTGCTCGTTCCGGGCAAACAAAAGCAAACGATCAAAAATCCGCTCGAGCTGTTGTTTGGCGGCCAAGGGAATCCGTCGGACAACAGCTACGGCCATGAGGATGAACAAATCGAGCAAAAACGGCGTCAAGTGGCCTGGCAGCTGGCAAACGGCCAGCTCGAAAACGAGATGGTCACGATTGAAATTGAGGAGCAGACGCCAATGCTCTTTGACTTTTTGCAAGGGACGGGCATTGAGCAGATGGGCGTGAATATGCAAGACGCGCTCAGCAGCCTGATGCCGCGGCGACGCAAAAAGCGGCGCCTGAAAGTGAGTGAAGCGCGCAAGGTGCTCATCAATGAAGAAGCGCAAAAACTGATCGACATGGATGAAGTGACGCAAGAGGCGGTCCGCCTCGCCGAACAGTCGGGCATCATCTTTATCGATGAAATTGATAAAATTGCCCGCAGCGGGGCGGTGTCCGGCTCGGCCGACGTCTCGCGCGAAGGGGTGCAGCGCGACATCTTGCCGATCGTCGAAGGATCGACGGTCATGACGAAATACGGACCGGTCAAAACGGACCATATTTTGTTCATCGCCGCCGGCGCGTTTCATATGGCGAAGCCGTCCGACTTGATCCCTGAGCTGCAAGGTCGGTTTCCGATCCGCGTCGAGTTGGCGAAACTTTCGGTTGACGATTTCGTAAGTATATTGGTCGAGCCGAATAATGCGCTCATTAAACAATATCAGGCACTTTTGGCAACAGAAGGTATAAGTCTTGAATTTTCTGACGATGCTATTCGTAAGATTGCCGAAGTGGCCTTCGAAGTCAACCAGACGACTGACAACATCGGCGCGCGCCGGCTACATACGATTTTGGAAAAACTGCTTGAGGATTTGCTGTTTGAAGCGCCCGATATCGGGCTCGACAAAGTCGTCATCACGCCGCAATACGTTGAGCAAAAACTCGGCAGCATCGTCAAAAACAAAGATTTGAGCGAATTTATTTTATGA